A region of the Sphingomonas sp. S2-65 genome:
TCGGCACTGCCCGGGCGCACTGCCTATCAATGCCTCGAAGCCGAGCCTGAACGAGCGACGGCGCTGGTCGACGCACTGGCAGGGTTCCTGCGCGACTTGCATGCGCTTCCCGCCGCCGCATGCCCATTCAATGCCGATCACTTGCTCCGTCTCGCCCAAGCCGAACAGCGGCTCCGTGACGGCCTGATCGATGCCGAGGATTTCGGCGACGATCACCAAGGCTGGTCGCCCGAGCGGCTATGGGAGAAGCTCACCGGCATGCTCCCGCTCCGGACCGAGCGCGTGGTGACGCATGGCGACTTCTCGCTCGACAATATCTTGGTCGAGGGCGGGCGGATCGTCGGCTGCATCGATGTCGGCCGGGCCGGTATCGCCGATCCATATCAGGACCTCGCGATCCTGTGGGACAATCTAGGCGCGGTCGACGATGCGCTGCAGGCGCGGCTTTTCGCCGCTTATGGCATCGCCGAACCCGACGCGCACCGGATCGCCTTCCACCTCGCGCTCGACGAGTGCTTCTAGGCCAGGCGAACACGCCCTTCGCGTGCGCCTCGTCGCTTTCGGGGATCGCTGCTCTTGTAATCGCCTGACCTGCCCCATAGTTTGAGGGTGCGGGCCGGGCCCCTCTGGCGCTCGTCTTCGGACGGACGTGATGTCGGACCGCATCGAGTTAGCTCGGTGCAGGCCTATACGTTTCCGGTCTCTTCGCGGCTGACTCGATCGATCCATTTTCGATTGGAGAGAGGCAGTGAATCACTTCACCTACAATTTGATCCGCCTGCACGGGCAACTCGACGAGCAGATCCGCCGCGAGTTGAAGCAGCGCATGCCCGACGGCTTCAAGCTGCTCCGGCTCAAGAAGCTGCGGCTGCGCATCAAGGACCGGCTGCACGCGCGCATGCCGCAGATCCAGCCGGCGTGATCGCACGCGTCTGACTCAACAGCTTCCGGCGCGGCGCTCGCAGGTGCCGCGGCGGAAGCCTTGTCCGCAGGAACCATCATGACAGCAATCGCAACAATCGCGCTCGGCCTGAGCATATTCGCCGCCGCGCCGGTCGGGGCCGCCACGCACACCCACACCCTGGTCGTCGACCATCCCTCCGGGCCGGTCGACGCGCGCTATCGCGGCAGGGTGATTGTCGAACACCAGCAGATCGGCTCGGTGGCCCCGCCAGGACGCGGTGCGACGCTACGCTGCGCCTGGACCGCGCGGCTCGCGGTCGACCGGACGGCGACCACCCCTTCCAAAGCAGCCGCTTCGCGCAGCTTCGTTACCGACGGCATCATGCGCGGGAGCCGGCCGGGATGGTGCAGCGCCGCTCGCTCCGCCATCGCCGGCGAGGTTGCCTCCCGCCTGTCCAACGCCGATGTACATCTCGCCGCAGCAGCACGGGCGGATCATCCCGTGCTGCTCGCCGAAATCGATCGGCTGGCGGGCCCAGCCTGACCCTTATCGCGCCTTGCGGCGGGTATAGATGTAGAGCGCGGCGGTGATCGCGAGGAATGCCAGGGTGCCGCCAGCCAGCGCATAAGGCGCGAAGCCGGGGCCAGTCACCGCCAGCGGCGCCTCGCTGCCCGTCTCATAGACGATGCCGGCGTAGAGCACACCGAACAGGCTGTCGCCGACGATCATGCCCGTGGCCATCAGCACGCCCATCCGCTTGACGAATTCGGGATCGCGGGCATGATCGGCGGCGCGGTCGTAGAACCAGCCAATCACCGCGCCGACCACCACCGTCAGCGTCACGCCCATCGGCAGATAGATGCCCAGGCCCACGGCAAGCGGCGGCATGCGCAGCCTGGTCGTGGTGCGGGCCAGCACTTCATCGACCAGGATCACGCCCGCGCCGATCAGCGCGCCGATCCCGATCAGGTCCCAGCGCAGATCGCCGCCCAGCACGCCCTTGGCGAGGCTGGAGATCAACGCGGCCTGCGGGGCGGGGAGCGCGTCGGCGCTGGCGCCGGGCACCCCGGCAAAGCCGAATGAGGCGTTGAGCACGCTGAGCACCGGCGGGATCACCAGGCTGCCGAACACGACGCCGAGCACCAATGCGACCTGCTGCTTCCACGGCGTCGCGCCGACAAGCTGGCCGGTCTTGAGATCCTGGAGATTGTCGTTGGAGATCGTCGCCACGCCGAAGACGATGCCGGTGACGATGAGCGCATAGGCGATCAGCGCCTGTGTGGTGCCCGGATCGACTTCGCGGCCGAACATTGCGACCAGCATCAGCGAGGCGGCGACGATCGAGAGGATGCCGATGCCCGACACCGGGCTGTTCGACGCGCCGATCAGGCCGGCCATGTAGCCGCACACCGATGCGATCACGAGCCCGAGCACCAGCACGAAGACCAAAGATCCGGCGATCAGCATGACGGCCGATCCTTCCAGCGGGCCGCCGGCGAGCACGTCCCAGAGGAGCCAGGCGATCGGGAACAGCGTCCCGAGGCAGACCAGCCCAATCACGCCGATCGGCAAGTCGCGCTCGCCGACTTCGACGATCGCGCCGCCGCGTGCCGCACGCGACGCGGCCAGCGAGGAACGGATCCCGCCGGCGACCGGGCCGATGATCTTGAACAGCGTCCAGATCGCGGCGATGCCGATGGTGCCGGCACCCAGGAAGCGCACGTCGCTGCGGAAGACGGCATTGGCCACTTCCTCGGCGGTGCCGGGAAGGCCGGCGCTCAGGATCGGCAGCGCGATCCACCAGCCGATCACGACGCCCGCCAGGATGGCGAGGCCGACGGTGAGGCCGACCAGATGCCCGGCACCGATCAGCGCGAACTGAAGACCGCCGATCACGCCGGTGGCGCCGGAGCCGGCCTTGAAGAAGGCGGCGCCCTCTTCGGCAGCGAGGCGCATCCGCGTGAGCACCGCGAAGCCGGCGGCGGCCAGCGAATTGACCAGGATGACCTTGAGCCCCTTGGCGCTTTCCTCACCGCCCTCGCGGCTTTCGGCGCCGACCTTGAGCACTTCGGCGGCGGCGCGGCCCTCGGGATAGGGGAGTTCGGGCGAATCGACGACGAGCGCGCGGCGCAGCGGCACCGAGAACATCACCCCCAATATGCCACCGGTCATCGTGATCGCGGCAGTGGTCACATAGGGAAAGCCGTTCCACCAGCCGATCATGACCAGGCCGGGCAGCACGAAGATGATCGCAGCGAGCGTGCCCGCCGCGCTCGCCACCGTCTGGACGATGTTGTTCTCGAGGATCGTCGAATTGGGGAAGAAGCGCAGGATCGCCATCGAGATCACCGCTGCCGGGATCGACGTGGCGAAGGTCAGGCCGATCTTGAGCCCGAGATAGACATTGGCCGCAGTGAACAGCAGCGTGATCGCGCCGCCCAGCAGCACGCCGCGCAGCGTGAGTTCAAGCGGCGCACGCGCCCCGGATACCGTCGCCAAATCCATGCTCCCCAAATTCAAGCGGGCGTTATGGCGCGGTTCTCAGCCCCTGAACAGCCCGCCGAGCACCCCCCGCACCAGCCGTGCGCCGAGCGACTGCGAGCGCCGCCCGCGTCCGCCGAGGACCTCGCGGCCAAGCTCGTTGGCGACCTGGCGGCCGAGCGACGATCCCGCCGCCCTGGTGGCGGAGCGGGCCATGTCGTTCCACGGCGATGTCTGCTGCGCCCGGCTGGTGGCGATGCGGCTACGCTCGGTTTCCTTGGCGATCCGGGCATTCTCCTTGTCGATCCGCGCCTGGGTCTTGAGCGTTTCCTCGTGCGTCTCGGCTTCCAGCGCGGCGGCCGCCGCTTCGTCGGCCTTCGCGCTGAGGATCTCCTCGGCGGACTCGCGGTCGATCGCGGTGTCATAGCGGTCGCCCACGCCATCGGTATCGATGAGCACGCGGCGTTCCTCCGCCGACACCGGGCCGACGCGCGAGCCTGGTGCCCGGATCAGCGCCCGTTCGACCGGGGCGGGTGATCCATCGGCCTGGAGAAGCGAGAC
Encoded here:
- a CDS encoding DUF465 domain-containing protein, with amino-acid sequence MNHFTYNLIRLHGQLDEQIRRELKQRMPDGFKLLRLKKLRLRIKDRLHARMPQIQPA
- a CDS encoding OPT family oligopeptide transporter: MATVSGARAPLELTLRGVLLGGAITLLFTAANVYLGLKIGLTFATSIPAAVISMAILRFFPNSTILENNIVQTVASAAGTLAAIIFVLPGLVMIGWWNGFPYVTTAAITMTGGILGVMFSVPLRRALVVDSPELPYPEGRAAAEVLKVGAESREGGEESAKGLKVILVNSLAAAGFAVLTRMRLAAEEGAAFFKAGSGATGVIGGLQFALIGAGHLVGLTVGLAILAGVVIGWWIALPILSAGLPGTAEEVANAVFRSDVRFLGAGTIGIAAIWTLFKIIGPVAGGIRSSLAASRAARGGAIVEVGERDLPIGVIGLVCLGTLFPIAWLLWDVLAGGPLEGSAVMLIAGSLVFVLVLGLVIASVCGYMAGLIGASNSPVSGIGILSIVAASLMLVAMFGREVDPGTTQALIAYALIVTGIVFGVATISNDNLQDLKTGQLVGATPWKQQVALVLGVVFGSLVIPPVLSVLNASFGFAGVPGASADALPAPQAALISSLAKGVLGGDLRWDLIGIGALIGAGVILVDEVLARTTTRLRMPPLAVGLGIYLPMGVTLTVVVGAVIGWFYDRAADHARDPEFVKRMGVLMATGMIVGDSLFGVLYAGIVYETGSEAPLAVTGPGFAPYALAGGTLAFLAITAALYIYTRRKAR
- a CDS encoding APH(3') family aminoglycoside O-phosphotransferase, which produces MTGGAERERPVPPPSVPPALAALVDGARCYRNLVGEAGAAVYRIASADGSASYLKHGTGQVAQDLADEAARLRWLYGRIAVPEVRQFLLDGDAAWLVTSALPGRTAYQCLEAEPERATALVDALAGFLRDLHALPAAACPFNADHLLRLAQAEQRLRDGLIDAEDFGDDHQGWSPERLWEKLTGMLPLRTERVVTHGDFSLDNILVEGGRIVGCIDVGRAGIADPYQDLAILWDNLGAVDDALQARLFAAYGIAEPDAHRIAFHLALDECF